Proteins co-encoded in one Dyella japonica A8 genomic window:
- the yihA gene encoding ribosome biogenesis GTP-binding protein YihA/YsxC, whose translation MSNPLQGAQFVLAAHRISQLPSDHGAEVAFAGRSNAGKSSALNTLTAHRGLARTSKTPGRTQQMVAFSLPPLIQGEGQPPLQARLIDLPGYGYAKVPEALREHWKLEIDAYLHQRRSLRGVVLIADIRHPLKDFDRMMLEFCFATHLPCHLLLTKADKLSRNQAAQALAALRKELAASGTQATAQVFSSQAPTGVEEARDMVMTLLNTPRQ comes from the coding sequence ATGTCCAATCCATTGCAGGGCGCCCAGTTCGTGCTGGCCGCCCATCGAATTTCTCAGCTCCCGAGCGACCACGGCGCGGAGGTGGCTTTCGCCGGTCGCTCCAATGCCGGCAAGTCCAGTGCGCTCAATACCTTGACCGCACATCGCGGCCTTGCGCGCACGTCCAAGACGCCCGGCCGCACCCAGCAGATGGTGGCGTTTTCGCTGCCTCCGCTGATCCAGGGCGAAGGCCAGCCGCCCTTGCAGGCGCGACTAATTGACCTACCCGGCTACGGCTACGCCAAGGTGCCCGAGGCACTGCGTGAGCACTGGAAGCTGGAGATCGATGCGTACCTGCACCAGCGCCGCAGCCTGCGAGGCGTGGTGCTGATCGCCGATATTCGCCATCCGCTCAAGGACTTCGACCGGATGATGCTGGAGTTCTGCTTCGCTACGCATCTGCCCTGCCACCTGCTGTTGACCAAGGCGGACAAATTGTCGCGGAACCAGGCGGCGCAAGCGCTGGCGGCGCTGCGCAAGGAACTGGCGGCCAGCGGCACGCAGGCCACCGCGCAGGTGTTTTCCTCGCAGGCGCCGACCGGCGTGGAGGAGGCGCGCGACATGGTGATGACCCTGCTCAACACGCCGCGGCAATAG
- a CDS encoding thiol:disulfide interchange protein DsbA/DsbL has product MYRPARARRLQQQQRQRPAAPATPFVDEGKWVEGKHYFRIEPAQAKVSGTDKVEVAEVFSYGCPACNAFHPTMNELAKQLPSNAAIAYLPASFMPAENWPMLQRAFLTAQSLGVADKANDAMYEAVWNTKVLSAMQTETSLKPASALPTLDDAAKIYAKFGADPKEFVAVANSFAINTKVKRADDLLKAYGVESTPTIVVNGKYRLTPGSAGGYDQTIELVKWLVSKEAAGK; this is encoded by the coding sequence GTGTACCGCCCTGCTCGCGCTCGCCGCCTGCAGCAACAACAACGACAACGCCCTGCCGCTCCGGCCACGCCGTTCGTGGACGAGGGCAAGTGGGTGGAAGGCAAGCACTACTTCCGCATCGAGCCGGCGCAGGCGAAGGTCAGCGGGACCGACAAGGTCGAAGTGGCCGAGGTGTTCTCCTATGGCTGCCCGGCCTGCAACGCCTTCCACCCGACCATGAACGAGCTGGCGAAGCAGCTGCCGTCCAACGCCGCCATCGCCTATCTGCCGGCCTCCTTCATGCCGGCGGAAAACTGGCCGATGCTGCAGCGTGCCTTCCTCACCGCCCAGTCGCTGGGCGTGGCCGACAAGGCCAACGACGCCATGTACGAGGCGGTGTGGAACACCAAGGTGCTGAGCGCCATGCAGACGGAGACCAGCCTCAAGCCCGCTTCCGCGCTGCCCACGCTGGACGATGCCGCCAAGATCTACGCCAAGTTCGGCGCCGACCCGAAGGAGTTCGTGGCCGTGGCCAACTCCTTCGCCATCAACACCAAGGTCAAGCGCGCGGACGACCTGCTGAAGGCGTATGGCGTGGAGTCCACGCCGACCATCGTGGTCAACGGCAAGTACCGCCTGACCCCGGGCTCGGCCGGCGGCTACGACCAGACGATTGAACTCGTCAAATGGCTGGTGTCCAAGGAAGCTGCCGGCAAGTAA
- a CDS encoding c-type cytochrome: protein MSFRPAGFRSAVVRSAVVLVFALSSGAVLAQEAKAPAPAATAAKLAATATAPAEQAAKPAEATAAVKPGDATAGQGKAAACGACHGMDGNSTDPQYPKLAGQSEAYIAHQLTNFKSGKRQNPIMLGMATALSEQDMHDIGAYFASKSSLPGVADQALVERGEQLYRQGDTAKGVPACMACHSIDGRGNPGAMYPQLTSQHAQYIEATLKAWHDGTVWGEDAHSQIMPGIAKKLDEKDIAAVASYVEGLHAAEGAGASAAK from the coding sequence ATGAGTTTTCGGCCTGCCGGTTTCCGGTCCGCTGTCGTTCGTTCTGCCGTAGTCCTCGTTTTCGCGCTGTCTTCCGGCGCGGTGCTCGCCCAGGAAGCCAAGGCCCCCGCCCCGGCAGCCACCGCTGCCAAACTCGCAGCCACTGCCACGGCGCCGGCCGAACAGGCCGCCAAACCGGCGGAAGCCACGGCCGCCGTGAAGCCCGGTGACGCCACCGCCGGCCAGGGCAAGGCCGCCGCCTGCGGCGCTTGCCACGGCATGGATGGCAACTCCACCGATCCGCAGTATCCCAAGCTCGCCGGCCAGAGCGAGGCGTACATCGCCCACCAGCTCACCAACTTCAAGTCCGGCAAGCGCCAGAACCCGATCATGCTGGGCATGGCCACCGCGCTGTCCGAGCAGGACATGCACGACATCGGCGCCTACTTCGCCAGCAAGAGCTCGCTGCCGGGCGTGGCCGACCAGGCGCTGGTCGAGCGCGGCGAGCAGCTCTACCGCCAGGGCGACACCGCCAAGGGCGTGCCGGCCTGCATGGCCTGCCACAGCATCGACGGCCGCGGCAATCCGGGCGCGATGTATCCGCAGCTCACCAGCCAGCACGCGCAGTACATCGAAGCCACGCTGAAGGCCTGGCATGACGGCACCGTCTGGGGCGAGGACGCCCATTCGCAGATCATGCCGGGCATCGCCAAGAAGCTGGACGAGAAGGACATCGCCGCCGTCGCCAGCTATGTCGAAGGCCTGCATGCCGCCGAAGGCGCGGGCGCTTCCGCCGCCAAGTAA
- a CDS encoding GAF domain-containing protein has translation MHELKTQAYASKREHYEDLCSQARGLMEGEPDMIANAANFSALVYHSLSDLNWSGFYLYDGNELVVGPFQGKPACIRIALGRGVCGTAAQSRQTQVVRDVHAFDGHIACDAASQSEIVVPLVRADGSLFGVWDVDSPSIARFDDEDRAGMEALCAVFMAAIDKR, from the coding sequence ATGCACGAACTGAAGACGCAGGCCTACGCCAGCAAACGCGAACACTACGAGGACCTGTGCAGCCAGGCCCGCGGCCTGATGGAAGGCGAACCGGACATGATCGCCAACGCGGCGAACTTCTCCGCGCTGGTCTACCACAGCCTGTCTGACCTCAACTGGAGCGGCTTCTATCTCTACGACGGCAACGAGCTGGTCGTGGGACCGTTCCAGGGCAAGCCGGCCTGCATCCGCATCGCGCTCGGCCGCGGCGTGTGCGGCACCGCGGCCCAGTCACGCCAGACGCAGGTCGTGCGCGACGTGCACGCGTTCGACGGCCACATTGCATGCGACGCCGCGTCGCAGTCCGAAATCGTGGTGCCGCTGGTGCGCGCGGACGGCAGCCTGTTCGGCGTGTGGGATGTGGACAGCCCGTCCATCGCCCGTTTCGACGATGAAGACCGCGCCGGCATGGAAGCCCTGTGCGCCGTGTTCATGGCGGCGATCGACAAGCGCTGA
- the bioD gene encoding dethiobiotin synthase, which produces MSTLFIAGTDTGVGKTHATCTLLHALRARSIQACGMKPVASGCVETPEGLRNDDALALQAASATPMPYEWVNPVALREPLSPHLAAAHEGVEIRLGPLSDAFERLRGMHETVLVEGVGGWLVPLSRSLLASDIPRQWQLPVVLVVGLRLGCLNHALLSARAIATDGCRLIGWIGNCIDPHMDAVDENIETLRHHLPAPCLGILPYGVSPHDAVAQLDLSLILE; this is translated from the coding sequence ATGTCGACATTGTTCATCGCAGGCACCGATACCGGCGTCGGCAAGACCCACGCCACGTGCACCTTGCTGCATGCCCTGCGCGCCCGCAGCATCCAGGCCTGCGGCATGAAGCCGGTGGCGAGCGGCTGCGTGGAAACGCCGGAAGGTTTGCGCAACGACGATGCGCTGGCCCTGCAGGCGGCCAGCGCGACGCCCATGCCCTACGAGTGGGTCAATCCTGTCGCCCTGCGTGAGCCGCTGTCACCGCACCTGGCGGCAGCGCACGAAGGCGTGGAGATTCGCCTGGGCCCCTTGAGCGACGCGTTCGAACGCCTGCGCGGCATGCATGAGACGGTGCTGGTCGAGGGCGTGGGCGGCTGGCTGGTGCCCTTGTCGCGCAGCCTGCTCGCCTCGGATATCCCGCGCCAATGGCAACTGCCGGTGGTGCTGGTGGTGGGGCTGCGCCTGGGCTGTCTGAATCATGCGTTGCTGTCCGCGCGTGCCATTGCCACCGATGGCTGCCGGCTGATCGGCTGGATCGGCAACTGCATCGATCCGCACATGGACGCCGTGGACGAAAACATCGAAACGCTGCGGCATCATTTGCCTGCGCCGTGCCTGGGCATTCTTCCCTATGGCGTGTCACCACACGATGCGGTGGCCCAGCTCGATCTGAGCCTGATCTTGGAATGA
- a CDS encoding transglycosylase SLT domain-containing protein, translated as MSQHAAPRHLARRLLILVAGLWLAGAAQAAEPTEAQRTAFKQAYATAQQGGDGWKSAASGLQGYPLYPYLEAASLTHDIRQVQRPQVEDYLKHYPALIPASDLRRDFLTELARRQDWDNFLAMYQPGLGDALTCNALQAQMSKGASLDFDRDLAALWSKPKLPSACDPVLGAAHDQGLLTEPRLWDRIERAADAVQPGTINNLAGWLPADQSESARRIASALTDPGAAAVAANQWPDSPRNRQAAMLALERLARRQSVTADIAWQKLEGRFAFTPEQRNRVMYALALFHATDYDASAISRLVALPVSVQTDTSREWRVRAALALQDWTAALAAIDAMPAAQQQDGEWRWFRARALTQTGRASEAQQVLASLAQEPTFFGFLAADRVNAPYGICQLELKGNPQRERTLLANQGLVRAFELYAVGLPRQARREWTQALDGADMETLKQAVDIAYRRGWYDRAVFTFNTGDALRYYEQRFPLASQDGLVPQAEEAGIEPSWAYAILRAESAWMPDARSGADARGLMQLLPSTAALVAKRNGITWVGGDSLFNPVTNIILGTRYLAQMAGSFNGAPWLASAAYNAGPGKVNQWLEARGTLPPDLFIATIPYKETREYVARVMSFAVIYDWRQHGNAVTLSQRLTPIGQTYTLPDSHSERKLVTCPVVAPPTPAEPASAAPASNLPPPASASSTGTR; from the coding sequence ATGTCCCAGCACGCAGCACCGCGGCATCTCGCCCGACGCTTGCTCATCCTGGTGGCCGGCCTGTGGCTGGCAGGCGCGGCCCAGGCGGCCGAACCCACGGAAGCGCAGCGCACTGCCTTCAAGCAGGCGTATGCCACCGCCCAGCAGGGTGGCGATGGCTGGAAGAGCGCGGCCAGCGGGCTGCAGGGCTATCCGCTGTACCCGTATCTGGAAGCGGCCTCGCTCACGCACGACATCCGCCAGGTACAGCGCCCGCAGGTGGAGGATTACCTCAAGCACTATCCGGCGCTGATCCCGGCCAGCGACCTGCGCCGCGACTTCCTCACCGAACTGGCGCGCCGCCAGGACTGGGACAACTTCCTGGCGATGTACCAGCCGGGCCTTGGCGATGCGCTCACCTGCAATGCCCTGCAGGCGCAGATGAGCAAGGGCGCGTCGCTCGATTTCGATCGCGATCTCGCCGCGCTGTGGTCCAAACCCAAGCTGCCCAGCGCCTGCGACCCCGTGCTGGGCGCGGCGCACGACCAGGGCCTGCTCACCGAGCCGCGCCTGTGGGATCGCATCGAACGCGCCGCCGATGCCGTGCAGCCCGGCACCATCAACAACCTGGCCGGCTGGCTACCGGCCGACCAGTCGGAATCCGCGCGGCGCATCGCCTCCGCGCTGACTGACCCGGGTGCCGCTGCCGTGGCCGCGAACCAGTGGCCCGATTCGCCGCGCAACCGGCAGGCCGCCATGCTCGCGCTCGAGCGGCTGGCGCGGCGCCAGTCCGTCACGGCGGACATTGCATGGCAGAAGCTGGAGGGCCGCTTTGCCTTCACGCCGGAGCAGCGCAATCGCGTGATGTACGCGCTGGCGCTGTTCCATGCCACCGACTACGACGCCAGTGCGATCTCACGCCTCGTCGCCCTGCCGGTGTCGGTGCAGACCGATACCAGCCGCGAATGGCGCGTGCGCGCCGCCCTGGCACTGCAGGACTGGACCGCCGCGCTCGCCGCCATCGATGCCATGCCGGCCGCGCAGCAGCAGGATGGCGAATGGCGCTGGTTCCGCGCCCGCGCGCTGACCCAGACGGGCCGCGCGAGCGAAGCGCAGCAGGTGCTCGCCAGCCTTGCGCAGGAACCGACGTTCTTCGGCTTCCTCGCCGCCGACCGCGTCAACGCGCCGTACGGCATCTGCCAGCTCGAACTGAAGGGCAACCCGCAGCGCGAGCGCACTCTGCTGGCCAACCAGGGTCTGGTGCGCGCGTTCGAGCTCTACGCCGTAGGCCTGCCCAGGCAGGCGCGCCGCGAATGGACGCAGGCGCTCGACGGCGCCGACATGGAAACGCTGAAACAGGCCGTCGATATCGCCTATCGCCGCGGCTGGTATGACCGTGCGGTATTCACTTTCAATACCGGCGATGCGCTGCGCTACTACGAGCAACGCTTTCCCCTGGCCAGCCAGGACGGCCTGGTGCCGCAAGCCGAAGAGGCGGGCATCGAACCCTCGTGGGCCTATGCCATCCTCCGCGCGGAAAGTGCGTGGATGCCCGATGCGCGCTCCGGCGCCGACGCACGCGGCCTGATGCAGCTGCTGCCGTCGACGGCGGCGCTGGTGGCCAAGCGCAACGGCATTACCTGGGTCGGCGGCGATTCGCTGTTCAATCCTGTCACCAACATCATCCTGGGCACGCGCTACCTCGCGCAGATGGCGGGCAGCTTCAACGGCGCGCCCTGGCTCGCCAGCGCGGCGTACAACGCCGGCCCCGGCAAGGTAAACCAGTGGCTGGAAGCACGTGGCACGCTGCCGCCGGACCTGTTCATCGCCACCATTCCGTACAAGGAAACGCGGGAATACGTCGCGCGCGTGATGTCCTTCGCGGTGATCTATGACTGGCGCCAGCACGGCAACGCCGTGACGCTGTCGCAGCGCCTGACGCCCATCGGCCAGACCTACACGCTGCCGGACAGTCATAGCGAGCGTAAGCTGGTGACCTGCCCGGTGGTGGCGCCGCCCACGCCGGCGGAGCCAGCCTCGGCAGCACCCGCGAGCAACCTGCCCCCGCCGGCTTCGGCCAGCAGCACCGGCACTCGTTGA
- a CDS encoding complex I NDUFA9 subunit family protein, giving the protein MKAKQLVVLGGSGFVGSHLLPRLAKDGHRIVLLSRNRERQRAMAVLPDVRIRSVDVYDANALRRQFDGADAVINLVGILNAFGNQTFQHAHVDLAQRVLGACQAAGVSRLHHMSALKAGQGLSQYLKSKGEAEALIRHSSLDWTIYQPSVMFGAGGGLVDRFATLLRQLPALPLPRAASRMAPTWVGDVAEAMARCIGDDKLGVDRSFELYGPDVLTLGEIVRLIRSNLGVRTPIIPLPDSLGRLQAQVAQLLPGKPFSLDNFRSLRTDSVGKADGYAALGITPQPLEAWLPVLLKEPARQRRLKKARSTGR; this is encoded by the coding sequence CTGAAAGCCAAACAACTGGTAGTGCTCGGCGGCAGCGGCTTCGTCGGTTCGCATCTGTTGCCGCGCCTGGCAAAAGACGGCCATCGCATCGTGCTGCTTTCGCGCAACCGGGAACGGCAACGCGCCATGGCCGTGCTGCCGGACGTGCGCATCCGCAGCGTGGACGTCTATGACGCCAATGCCCTGCGTCGTCAGTTTGACGGCGCGGACGCGGTGATCAACCTGGTCGGTATCCTCAACGCCTTCGGCAACCAGACCTTCCAGCACGCGCACGTGGACCTCGCGCAGCGCGTGCTCGGCGCATGCCAGGCAGCCGGCGTGTCGCGCCTGCATCACATGAGCGCGCTCAAGGCGGGCCAGGGCCTGTCGCAGTACCTCAAGAGCAAGGGCGAGGCCGAGGCGCTGATCCGTCACTCGTCGCTGGACTGGACCATCTACCAGCCCAGCGTGATGTTCGGCGCGGGCGGCGGCCTGGTGGATCGCTTCGCCACGCTGCTGCGCCAGTTGCCCGCACTGCCGCTGCCACGCGCCGCCTCGCGGATGGCGCCGACCTGGGTGGGCGACGTGGCCGAAGCCATGGCGCGCTGCATCGGCGACGACAAGCTGGGCGTGGACCGCAGCTTCGAGCTGTACGGCCCCGATGTGCTGACGCTCGGCGAGATCGTGCGGCTGATCCGCTCCAACCTGGGCGTACGCACGCCCATCATCCCGCTGCCCGACAGCCTGGGCCGCCTGCAGGCGCAAGTAGCCCAGCTACTGCCCGGCAAGCCGTTTTCCCTGGACAACTTCCGCTCGCTGCGCACCGATTCGGTGGGCAAGGCGGACGGCTACGCGGCGCTTGGCATCACACCCCAGCCGCTGGAAGCGTGGCTTCCCGTGTTGCTGAAGGAGCCGGCACGGCAGCGGCGGCTGAAGAAGGCGCGCTCCACCGGCCGCTGA
- a CDS encoding endonuclease/exonuclease/phosphatase family protein yields the protein MTRADTPNAAPERRLRLLSCNILAGASVQRYSEYLTRSINAVLPGRSKLDNLDRLAEVLPQFDVIGLQEADAGSLRSGFLNQTRYLAEAAGMPFWSHQPNRPMARLAHSANGLISRLEPTSVLDYPLPSRIPGRGALLARFGEGADALAVMIAHLSLSAPARAKQLDFIGEVLQDYPHAVLMGDLNTEIRSAEMKHLFAKSSLVPPDQATPTFPSWKPRRALDHILTSEKIHLDKVWALPQAFSDHLPIAAEIRLPSHIAPRLHRTRR from the coding sequence ATGACCCGCGCCGATACCCCCAACGCAGCCCCCGAACGCCGCCTGCGCCTGCTGAGCTGCAACATCCTGGCCGGTGCCAGCGTGCAGCGGTACAGCGAGTACCTCACGCGCAGCATCAACGCCGTGCTGCCGGGCCGCAGCAAGCTGGACAACCTCGACCGCCTCGCCGAAGTGCTGCCGCAGTTCGACGTGATCGGCCTGCAGGAGGCCGACGCAGGCAGCCTGCGTTCGGGTTTCCTCAACCAGACCCGCTACCTCGCCGAAGCGGCGGGCATGCCGTTCTGGAGCCACCAGCCCAACCGCCCGATGGCGCGCCTGGCCCATTCGGCCAACGGCTTGATCAGCCGCCTCGAACCCACCAGCGTGCTCGATTACCCGCTGCCCAGCCGTATTCCCGGCCGTGGCGCACTGCTGGCCCGTTTCGGCGAAGGGGCGGACGCACTGGCCGTAATGATCGCCCACCTCTCGCTGAGCGCGCCGGCGCGCGCCAAGCAGCTGGATTTTATCGGCGAGGTGCTGCAGGACTACCCGCATGCCGTGCTGATGGGTGACCTCAACACCGAGATCCGCAGCGCGGAAATGAAGCACCTGTTCGCCAAGTCCAGCCTGGTGCCACCTGACCAGGCCACGCCGACTTTCCCCAGCTGGAAACCCCGGCGCGCCCTGGACCACATTCTCACTTCCGAGAAGATCCACCTCGACAAGGTGTGGGCGCTGCCGCAGGCTTTCTCGGATCACCTGCCGATCGCGGCGGAAATCCGCCTGCCCAGCCATATCGCTCCCCGCCTGCACCGGACGCGTCGATGA
- a CDS encoding thiol:disulfide interchange protein DsbA/DsbL yields MFKRFSSLRALCLVAGLLLASACTATGSGDAAPYTNGNEYVTLPADAPRMSPEGKVEVVEVFSYGCIHCAHFAPIADQLRKQLPPGVTFKLLPAAFNDQWVPFARAYYAAQKLGVLEQTHLALFKAKFDEHYPISTLDELADFYAAHGVKRDDFMRIATSDEVTQRIRSDAQLVQAWQVDGTPTIVIDGKYRTANVKSLEELSAVTQWLAKRELAGAK; encoded by the coding sequence ATGTTCAAGCGTTTTTCTTCCTTGCGCGCGCTCTGCCTCGTCGCCGGCCTGCTGCTGGCCAGCGCGTGCACGGCCACCGGTTCCGGCGATGCCGCGCCCTACACCAATGGCAATGAGTATGTGACGTTGCCCGCCGATGCCCCCCGCATGAGTCCGGAGGGCAAGGTGGAAGTGGTGGAGGTGTTCTCCTACGGCTGCATCCACTGCGCGCATTTCGCGCCCATCGCCGACCAGCTGCGCAAGCAGCTGCCGCCCGGCGTGACGTTCAAGCTGCTGCCGGCCGCGTTCAACGACCAGTGGGTGCCGTTCGCCCGTGCCTATTACGCCGCGCAGAAGCTCGGCGTGCTGGAGCAGACGCACCTGGCCCTGTTCAAGGCCAAGTTCGACGAGCACTACCCGATCTCCACGCTGGATGAGCTGGCCGACTTCTATGCCGCGCACGGCGTGAAGCGCGACGACTTCATGCGCATCGCCACTTCCGACGAAGTGACCCAGCGGATCCGCAGTGATGCCCAGCTGGTGCAGGCCTGGCAGGTCGACGGTACGCCGACCATCGTGATCGACGGCAAGTACCGCACTGCCAACGTGAAGAGCCTCGAGGAACTGTCGGCCGTCACCCAGTGGCTGGCCAAGCGGGAGCTGGCCGGCGCCAAGTAA
- a CDS encoding multifunctional CCA addition/repair protein — MHTYLVGGAVRDKLLGRPVADHDHVVVGARPEDMLEQGFRPVGKDFPVFLHPRTGEEYALARTERKTGHGYHGFAFHADPSVTLEEDLARRDLTINAMAETADGQLVDPFLGARDLEQRLLRHVSPAFVEDPVRLLRVARFAARFAPLGFTVAPDTMALMQQMVRDGEVDHLVPERVWQETRKALGEAQPSAFLRVLRESGALAVLFPEVDALYGVPQRAEFHPEIDTGVHVEMVLDMAARIAPGNDVVGFCALTHDLGKALTPADVLPRHLGHEHAGVAPLQRLAARLKVPTEHAALAEQVCREHLNAHRAFELKPSTVLRLLTSLDALRRPERLELFLAACEADKRGRLGHEDDDYPQADYLRRTRDAAAAVRSEPFVADGLKGPAIGEAMAAARVAAIAALRKPSA; from the coding sequence ATGCACACCTACCTCGTCGGCGGCGCCGTCCGCGACAAACTGCTGGGCCGGCCGGTGGCCGACCACGACCACGTGGTGGTCGGCGCACGCCCCGAAGACATGCTGGAACAGGGCTTTCGTCCGGTCGGCAAGGACTTTCCGGTATTCCTGCATCCGCGTACCGGCGAGGAATATGCCCTGGCGCGCACCGAGCGCAAGACCGGCCACGGCTACCACGGCTTCGCGTTCCACGCCGATCCCTCGGTGACGCTGGAAGAGGATCTTGCGCGACGCGACCTCACCATCAACGCCATGGCGGAAACCGCGGACGGCCAATTGGTCGATCCGTTCCTGGGCGCGCGCGACCTGGAACAACGCCTGTTGCGCCACGTGTCGCCCGCGTTTGTGGAAGACCCCGTGCGCCTGCTGCGCGTGGCGCGTTTCGCCGCGCGTTTCGCGCCGCTGGGCTTCACCGTGGCACCCGACACCATGGCGCTGATGCAGCAGATGGTGCGCGATGGCGAAGTGGATCATCTCGTGCCCGAACGTGTCTGGCAGGAAACACGCAAGGCGCTGGGCGAGGCGCAGCCTTCGGCCTTCCTGCGCGTACTGCGCGAATCGGGCGCGCTGGCCGTGCTGTTTCCCGAAGTGGACGCCTTGTACGGCGTGCCGCAACGCGCGGAGTTCCATCCAGAGATCGACACCGGCGTGCACGTGGAGATGGTGCTCGACATGGCCGCCCGCATCGCGCCGGGCAATGACGTGGTGGGCTTCTGCGCGCTCACGCACGACCTGGGCAAGGCACTGACGCCCGCCGACGTGCTGCCGCGCCACCTGGGCCATGAGCATGCCGGCGTCGCCCCGCTGCAGCGGCTGGCTGCCCGTCTGAAGGTGCCCACCGAGCACGCCGCGCTGGCCGAGCAGGTGTGTCGCGAGCACCTCAATGCCCACCGGGCCTTCGAGCTGAAACCATCGACGGTGCTGCGCCTGCTCACCTCGCTGGACGCGCTGCGGCGCCCGGAGCGTCTGGAGCTGTTCCTTGCCGCCTGCGAGGCTGACAAGCGCGGACGGCTGGGCCACGAGGATGACGACTACCCACAGGCGGACTACCTGCGGCGCACCCGCGACGCGGCAGCCGCCGTGCGTTCGGAGCCATTCGTGGCCGATGGGTTGAAAGGCCCGGCCATCGGCGAAGCCATGGCAGCGGCCCGCGTGGCGGCCATTGCCGCCCTACGAAAGCCATCGGCCTGA